The Sediminispirochaeta smaragdinae DSM 11293 genome has a segment encoding these proteins:
- a CDS encoding TylF/MycF/NovP-related O-methyltransferase has product MGQPIGEDERSAAELLQSRGWGVEAPMQFRSDMEEAFFSLWRRVEPFTMTSLERGYALYRSVLHLLNRKLPGSFIECGVWKGGSALLMALTILAEGARPRDIYLFDTFRGMPEPGEEDKIAWSGESVKGRWKRQDFADWAVGRKEVAERILSIGYPPQRLHLVEGDVEETLPPFSHEAGPVALLRLDTDWYASTRVELEVLYPRLQRGGVLIIDDYGHFTGARKAVDDYFGGREDAPLLSRVDYTGRVGVKP; this is encoded by the coding sequence ATGGGACAGCCCATCGGTGAAGACGAGCGCTCCGCCGCCGAACTGCTTCAAAGCAGAGGCTGGGGAGTCGAGGCTCCCATGCAGTTTCGTTCCGACATGGAGGAAGCTTTTTTCTCTCTTTGGCGCCGGGTCGAACCCTTTACCATGACCAGCCTTGAACGGGGGTACGCCCTCTATCGCAGTGTCCTTCACCTTTTGAATCGAAAACTTCCCGGTTCTTTCATCGAGTGTGGGGTTTGGAAGGGGGGATCTGCCCTCCTGATGGCCCTGACCATTCTTGCGGAGGGGGCTAGGCCGAGGGATATCTATCTGTTTGATACCTTTCGGGGCATGCCCGAACCGGGAGAAGAGGATAAGATCGCCTGGAGCGGCGAGTCTGTTAAAGGGCGATGGAAGCGACAGGACTTTGCCGACTGGGCAGTAGGCAGGAAGGAGGTAGCCGAACGTATTCTTTCCATAGGCTATCCCCCGCAACGGCTCCATCTTGTTGAGGGGGACGTCGAAGAAACCCTTCCCCCCTTTTCCCATGAAGCGGGCCCCGTCGCCTTACTTCGTCTCGATACCGATTGGTATGCATCTACCCGAGTGGAGCTCGAAGTGCTTTATCCCCGTCTACAACGGGGAGGGGTTCTCATTATCGATGATTACGGCCACTTTACCGGTGCCCGAAAGGCTGTGGACGACTATTTTGGAGGAAGGGAAGATGCCCCTCTTCTTTCCCGTGTCGATTATACCGGCAGGGTAGGGGTAAAACCCTGA